ATGATCAGTAGAATGAGTTACAACTACATTTATTAAGGGCATATTATAGAAATTATAAGCAGCAGACTGGTGAAACTGATAAACGATTAAAACCATAAAATCATAGAATTGATTCATATATGCCTATTGACTTTCGTAGTTAACTACTCTGTAATAGGCATATAAAATAAAGGAGGAAAATTATGGCATGATAACTAAAAATAATAAGTTAGCACCTATTTTTATTATAGTGATACAGAAATTGTCAGTTTAATGTCTCGCATTTATCCTATCAGATCAATATGGATATACTGGAGGAAAAATGACTGATAATCATTATGGACTAGTGAAGGAAATTCTATAGAGTTAAAGAAATAAGTTTGTACAGTTTTTCAAAAGAATCAGTAAGAGGAATAAAACGATTGAAATAAACATATCAATTGGTAGATTGTTTGTATAAAATTATTCCGTATTGGCAGAGCTATAATCAAATTTTTTTGCAAGAATCGATTGTGGAAATGGATTGTGTCCCTTACTTGATAGGAAGTGAGGATGCAAGCTAGAGTGTTATAACAATTGTCCAGCATAATTTGAAAAATCAAATTAGTTTAAAAAGGAGATAAGGTAATTGGATTTAAGAAGGAGAAGAACTAGACTTAGATTAAAAGAGGCGCTCATCTATCTATTAGGGGATGATTATTTTGAAAATATCACAGTAAATGATATTTGTGTCGAGGCAATGGTTAGTAGACCTGCTTTTTATTCTCAATATAAAGATAAGTACGATTTGCTAGAAAAAGTCATAGAATCATCAGTAGATCACTATCTTTCTACTAAGCGTGACAAACATATATTTATAGAAGATATTACTATTTTTTTGTGTGAAAATGTTAAAGAAAAAAAAAAGAAATAAGTAATATTTTTAGAAGCAGTAAAAGTAGTACAATCATATCTTATTTCCGAATACCATTCTCTAAAATGATAGCCGAACTAGTTAATAATAAAGAATTAACAATTAAAAATAGAATACCGTTAGATGTAACAATCGAATTTTGTTTTTCAGGAGTATGTCGACTTATTAAGCTAGGGGTAGTTAGTGAGTCTTGTACTATGGATGAACTGGAAAATTATATTAATATTTATCTCAGAACTAATTTATTAGGCAAATAAATAATAAGTAAAGGAGGAATATAAAGAATAGTTGAAATAGTATAAACAAAAGAAAACTAAACACGGAATAACTGCTAATAAAGGGCATAAAAATAAACGATAGAAAAATTCACCTAAGAAACTAATTTTAAGAACGAATCTGGGACACAATGCTCCCAGACAGAAGGAATCCGAATAAACGGTGTAAGCAAAAGAAATCAAGACTTTAAACGATACGAGAGATTGAGACAAACACCCATGAGGGCTATAGCCCTCATGGGTGTTTGTCTCATTTAGAGAGGTAAATGAACAGAATATGAAAGTTGATCGATCGCATTAAAGTTCTTAGGCCAAAAAAATTCCACGTTAAACAATTTGTCAGTTACTTCCACAGCAGTTTTATCATATGGATAACGAGGTTTACTTGATAAACGAGTAATAGTAGGTGTTTCAATCAACTTGTCTATTTCTTGAGTATCAAATTATTTCCCACGGTCTATATGAAATATCCGGATTATAGTTAATGACTTTTAACCAGAAAAAATACTTCTTTCACCAGCGGTGTTGTTTTTATAAGCACACACTTTCGATTATATAGAGGTGTTAATCTATTATATTGTTATATAAATAGACCACTAAAAATTCAATTATTTCCTCTTCAGAGTATGAGTTCAGCATAAGTATCCAACTTCTCAAAATAATTACAACACCTGAACAACATAAAATGGCTATTACATCCACGGGCATATCACTTTTTATTTTTAAACTAGTATTTTCTATAAAAAAGAGAATTCTCTTCCTAAATGATTCTTCATGTATTGAGCGTATCTCATCGACATCTCTACTGCTATAAATATTATAAAAAATTTTTTTGTTGGCGGAAATATTACTAATAATGGAGTGTACAATATCTTCTATTTTCATGTGATTATTTTGAAATTCGACAGTATGATCTATTCTTAGCTGATCCATAGATTTTAATAATAGGTCAAATTTGTCTAAATAATAATCATAAAATGCAGTTCTACTTATCTTCGCTCTTACACAAATATCATTTACAGTTATTTTTTCGAATTTTTTTGTTTCTAAGAGTTCTAACAGTGTTTTCTGTAAAGATCGGTTAGTTATATTTTCTTTTTTTTTCATTCTAGCACCTCTTTTTAAAACTTTTTTTATATTTTGTTAGATACATTACAAAAAAAGAGATTTGTAAATTACATATCGTTATTATCTATAGTAATGTATTGAGTGTAGTTTAACATTATTTTTTAGAATAATGAATTCCAAAAGAGAATAGGAGAATGCGAAATGAAAAATGTTATTGTAGTTATTTTTTCTGATGAAGGTAAGACATACGAAGTCTTATCAACTATGAAAAACTGGTCAGGTAGTACAAAGGTACTTTCTGGATGTGTGATAAAAAATACAGGTGAAGGTATCGTAGTAAAAGATGGCTTTGATTTCGAAAATGATGCTTCTGGATGGGCAAGTGGTGGATTAATTGGAAGTTTAATTGGTCTGATTTCTGGACCTTTGGGTATGTTACTAGGTGGAAGTATAGGCGCTTTAATCGGTCTTGCTTCAGATGATAATAAAGTCGTAGAATCTGAAAAAGTTATTAATCAAGTCATCTCAAAACTAGATAACTATAAATTAGCTCTTATTCTAGTAGTGGAAGAACCTAATATCAATGAAATTAATAACTTTTTTGATGCGAATGATTGTGCTGTGTTTTATAGACATTCATTCAGCCAAGTTGAACAGGAAGTTAAAGAAGCAGAAAAGCTACAAAAAGAACTAGCTAGAGAAGCAAGAAAAAAATTACAGTAACTATTTATATTACGTCTCGTAAAAATGTGGTCAGGACACTTTATAAGGATAGTCAGATAACGCACAGATAAATTAACAAAAAAATTATAGAAAAGTGAAGGTGATTTATATGTCACAGGGAAGCAAAAAAATAAATCTAGGCTATTTTTTATTAGGAATCTTATACCTAATAGTCTCACTTTTAGCTTTTAGAAATCCAACAGGAAGTTTATTATCAATAGCTATAGTCTTTGGTATTACTTTTATTATAAAAGGGATATATGAAATACTTTTTAGTAAAAGAAGCTTCTTACTTATATTAGTTTCAATAATCGATATTATGTTAGGTATTTTACTGATAACAAAAATCGGTGTTAGTTTAGTAATATTGCCCTATATATTTTCAATCAGTTTTATAGCTAATTCTATTTTTGGTGTTTTTACTAGTAGCATGATTAAAGGTACTTCTAAATTTGAACGTTATTTTTTAATTGTATTAAATATCTTAGGTATTTTTGCGGGTATTTTCTTACTATATAACCCTATTAGTTCAGTTCTAACATTAACGTTCATTGTAGGCGCTTATTTTATGATGGTAGGTATACAATATTTTCTTGCGGCATTTAATCTATCATAGAAGAATAAAGTAAATCTGAACTAATTGATGATGAAGAGGTTTGAACAGAAGTATTTATTCAGATCTATAGAGGTTAAGATAGGACTTATAAAGTTATGCTGAGTCTCTATCTTGATAAAAGGGTAGTCACCTATAAAAGTAAGAAAATCACCATAAGCGGAATAAAAATATTATTATAAGGAGGATACCCAATTGAATTTATCTATTACAAATTTTAGAGATATTGGTGGTATAGCCGTATCGAACGGAACTTTAGTAAAAGACAAATTTTTTAGAAGTGGAGAATTAGTAAATTTAACATCAGATGATATCTATTTTGTGAAAGAAGTATGCAATATAGACAAAATCTATGATTTTAGAGAACAAAAAGAAATTGTGAAGTCTCCCGATACTGATATCAATGGAGTAATCAATCAGAATATTGATATTCTTGCAACAGCAACAATGAAGAATGTTTCTTTTTCAGATATGATTAAAAATAGCCAAGATGAAGAAACTATTCATCGGAAAATGTTAGACACATATAGAGAAATAATTGTCAGTCAATCTGCTTTGAACGGTTATAGTCATTTTTTAAAAGATTTGCTAGCCAGTGATTATGGTGTTTTATTTCACTGTTTTGCAGGAAAAGACCGTACTGGCTTTGGGGCTGCTTTGATTTTGAAGATAGCTGGCGCATCAGATGAACAAGTGATTGATGATTATTTGAGAACTAATATCATGAGAAAATTAGAAAATGAAAGGCTGATCGAAAAATGGAAGGATAAACTAACAGATCAACAAATTAATGCCTTGTCTAAAGCGTTAAACGTCAATTTAGATTACTTAAACTATGCCAAAAAGGTAATTATTGAAAAATATGGAACCTTTGATAATTACTTATATGATGGTTTAAATTTAGACAATACGTTTATTGAGATGTTTAGACGAAAATATGTTGTCGCTGTTTCTTAAAATACAACCTATTTGAGGGAGAGAACAATATAGTGAAAAAAACAACAGTATTCTATGGTTGGAGAATCGTTTTTGCATGTTTTATATTAATGGCTTGTATGATTCCGCCTGTTGTAACAATGGCTAGCAAATTTTTAATTCCTATAACAACGGAATTTAACATAAGTAAAAGTAGTTTTACCTTAAGCAATACTATACTTCAAACAATGGGTATTTTTTTATCACCTATTATTTCCAAAAATTTATCTAATGGGAAACTGAAAAAACATTTAGTTTTTAGCATTATAGGATATAGTATATCTTTTGCTTCTTACGGACTTGTCACTAATATATACATGCATTATGTAATATCATTTGTTTTAGGTGTATTCTACCTTAACGTAGGGACAATCCCTGTTTCTATACTTATAAATAATTGGTTTGAATATAAAAAAGGTGTTGCTATGAGTTTAGCTATGGCAGGTACTGGAATAGGTGGTTTTTTGTTTAGTCCTCTAAGTACTTCTTTATTAGAAAATTTTGGCTGGCGTAAAACTTACTTAATAATTGGAGTGATTGTTTTTCTGACAGCAATGCTAACGACGACTTTATTTATAAAAGAAAAACCAGAAGATATAGGTTTAGAAAAATTAACAAAAGATAACACGATTGATAACGTGCCTATAGTTGACAAAGGAATCTGGGACGATTTTAAATCTTATAAAAAAAAGATATTTGTTTGGTTGATTCTTATAGGCATGTTGCTAAATGGTATTGTTCATAGTGGATCTGTAGGACAATTTCCTGCTGCTTTTGAAATAAAATATGGCGCTATAGTTGGTTCATTAGCTGTTTCCATCTATTCTATTGTCGGAGTATTTGGAAAAATGATTATGGGAATTCTTAATGATAAAAAAGGTGTGATCTATAGTATTATTTTTGGAACTGCTGGATTTTCCCTGGCATTCATCTTATTGATGAGTACGTCCAGCAACGAAGGTTTATATTTATTATCTGTATTCTATGGTTTAGGGATGGGGTTAGGAGCTGTCGTACCACCACTACTGATAGGAGCAATATTTAAAGGCGAAAATTATAGTGTAGCCTATGGTTATGTAAATAGTATGATGCAAGCAGGGATGTCATTAGGAGCAATGTTTGTATCTATGTTAGCAGATAAGTTCAATACCTATACTGTAGCTTGGTTTATTCTGCTAGTATTTACAATAGTAGCCTGCGTATTATGGATTTTAGGTTATCAAAAATCTAAAAGCTATTGGACTAAACACTTGTAATACAATTTTTATGGATTCTATATTCAAACGTTATGTTAACTAAAGAGTATAAATAAGAAATAGATAAAATGGAGGAAATTGATTATGGATAAGAAAAAAATAGTAATAACAGGAGCTGGAAGTGGTTTTGGACGAGACTGGTCAATCGCTTTAGCTAAAAGAGGACATGAGGTCATCGCATTAGTAGAGACAGTTTCCCAAATCATTCAAGTTAAACAACTTGCAGAACAAAATAAATGTACAATAGCTGTTGAAAAAATTGATATTACTTCGAAAAAAGACCAAGAATATGCTTGGAAAAACTTTCCAAATATTGACATTTTAGTTAATAATGCTGGTATTGGAGAAGGGGGACCAATTTCAGAGATCCCTGTAGAGCTTGTTAGACATGAGTTTGAGGTGAATGTATTTTCTAATTTAGAATTTACGCAAGGTTTCATTAAACAAATGGTTCGCAATAAAAAAGGGAAAATAATATTTATATCTTCAATAGCTGGATTTATTGGAGGACGATTCAGTGGTGCCTATGCAGCTTCGAAACATGCAGTAGAAGCGATTGCCGAAGCCATGTCCGATGAGTTGGAGCCTTTTGGGATTCAAGTTGCTACAATAAATCCTGGACCTTATCAAACTGGATTTAATGATCAAATAATTAAAAATTTGAAAAAATGGTATGATCCTAAGATTAATTTTATTGATGCCTCTGATACTTCATTTCCAATTGAGCAAGATGATCCTAAAGATATAATACCTGGCGTCATAGCAGTGATCGAATCGGATTCAGATTCATTTAGAAATGTTTTTCCTAAAAAATACGAAAAGATTATAAAGGAAGAGCAACAAGCGATTTGGACTAAAAAACA
This sequence is a window from Enterococcus sp. 7F3_DIV0205. Protein-coding genes within it:
- a CDS encoding MFS transporter, which gives rise to MKKTTVFYGWRIVFACFILMACMIPPVVTMASKFLIPITTEFNISKSSFTLSNTILQTMGIFLSPIISKNLSNGKLKKHLVFSIIGYSISFASYGLVTNIYMHYVISFVLGVFYLNVGTIPVSILINNWFEYKKGVAMSLAMAGTGIGGFLFSPLSTSLLENFGWRKTYLIIGVIVFLTAMLTTTLFIKEKPEDIGLEKLTKDNTIDNVPIVDKGIWDDFKSYKKKIFVWLILIGMLLNGIVHSGSVGQFPAAFEIKYGAIVGSLAVSIYSIVGVFGKMIMGILNDKKGVIYSIIFGTAGFSLAFILLMSTSSNEGLYLLSVFYGLGMGLGAVVPPLLIGAIFKGENYSVAYGYVNSMMQAGMSLGAMFVSMLADKFNTYTVAWFILLVFTIVACVLWILGYQKSKSYWTKHL
- a CDS encoding SDR family oxidoreductase, which codes for MDKKKIVITGAGSGFGRDWSIALAKRGHEVIALVETVSQIIQVKQLAEQNKCTIAVEKIDITSKKDQEYAWKNFPNIDILVNNAGIGEGGPISEIPVELVRHEFEVNVFSNLEFTQGFIKQMVRNKKGKIIFISSIAGFIGGRFSGAYAASKHAVEAIAEAMSDELEPFGIQVATINPGPYQTGFNDQIIKNLKKWYDPKINFIDASDTSFPIEQDDPKDIIPGVIAVIESDSDSFRNVFPKKYEKIIKEEQQAIWTKKQNKNSTIKK
- a CDS encoding HdeD family acid-resistance protein, which translates into the protein MSQGSKKINLGYFLLGILYLIVSLLAFRNPTGSLLSIAIVFGITFIIKGIYEILFSKRSFLLILVSIIDIMLGILLITKIGVSLVILPYIFSISFIANSIFGVFTSSMIKGTSKFERYFLIVLNILGIFAGIFLLYNPISSVLTLTFIVGAYFMMVGIQYFLAAFNLS
- a CDS encoding TetR/AcrR family transcriptional regulator, encoding MDLRRRRTRLRLKEALIYLLGDDYFENITVNDICVEAMVSRPAFYSQYKDKYDLLEKVIESSVDHYLSTKRDKHIFIEDITIFLCENVKEKKKK
- a CDS encoding tyrosine-protein phosphatase; the encoded protein is MNLSITNFRDIGGIAVSNGTLVKDKFFRSGELVNLTSDDIYFVKEVCNIDKIYDFREQKEIVKSPDTDINGVINQNIDILATATMKNVSFSDMIKNSQDEETIHRKMLDTYREIIVSQSALNGYSHFLKDLLASDYGVLFHCFAGKDRTGFGAALILKIAGASDEQVIDDYLRTNIMRKLENERLIEKWKDKLTDQQINALSKALNVNLDYLNYAKKVIIEKYGTFDNYLYDGLNLDNTFIEMFRRKYVVAVS
- a CDS encoding TetR/AcrR family transcriptional regulator, yielding MKKKENITNRSLQKTLLELLETKKFEKITVNDICVRAKISRTAFYDYYLDKFDLLLKSMDQLRIDHTVEFQNNHMKIEDIVHSIISNISANKKIFYNIYSSRDVDEIRSIHEESFRKRILFFIENTSLKIKSDMPVDVIAILCCSGVVIILRSWILMLNSYSEEEIIEFLVVYLYNNIID
- a CDS encoding DUF1269 domain-containing protein, whose product is MKNVIVVIFSDEGKTYEVLSTMKNWSGSTKVLSGCVIKNTGEGIVVKDGFDFENDASGWASGGLIGSLIGLISGPLGMLLGGSIGALIGLASDDNKVVESEKVINQVISKLDNYKLALILVVEEPNINEINNFFDANDCAVFYRHSFSQVEQEVKEAEKLQKELAREARKKLQ